GTACAGGCTGTACTGATCATGGTCCGGCTCCGCCACGAACACCGCATGCGCCTGGAGGGCCGTGTTCCCATCGCGCTCTTCGCGATAGTCCTGCACCAGGACCCGTCCGTTGAGCTGCAGACGCGCCGTCGCGTAACCCGTTGCCGGGCCGCCCGGCCCCCAGCGCGTAGTGGCCAGGGTTTCCTCGCCCACCCATTCGCCCGCAAAGCGGGCCAGCATGCCCGGGGACATGGCTCAGGCGCCCTCGCCGACGATGCGCACCAGCAGGCCCTTGGCTATCGCGCCATGGAACTTGCCCATGCCACGCACCATGTGCAGCGTGGCAAACAGCAGGAGCACGCCGGCAATGCAGGTCAGCACGGCCAGTGGCCAATAGTTGTTGTCGCACAGCCACTCCGGGTAGCCGCACTGCAGGTAGATCACGTCCGCCACGCTCAGCGCCTTCAGGATCGGCGTGGCGACAAGGGCCAGCGCAATGCTCAGGAAGGTGATCGTCACGGTGAAGTAGAAGATGCCCAGCGGCAACATCAGCACCATGTAGAACAGCGTGGTCCAGGTGCGTGCATCGGTGAAGATCGCACCCATGCGCTGCCAGAAGGACTGGCCAGCATTGGACGGATATGGCGGGCGACGCGGCATGCGCACACCCAGCATCGTCTCCACGATGCGCCCTTCCAGCAGCGACAGTGCGCGCACCGTGCCCAGGAACAGGATGGTGAACGGAATGCCGATGATCAGCACCGACAGGCCGGCCGACAGCGATACGCCGGTTACCGCCCAGGTGAAATAGAAGATGCCCGTTGCCAGCGACAGCAGCATGTAAAACAGCGCGCCCCAGGTATGGGAATCGGCGGCCACGCCGAAGAAACGGCCCAGTGCGGAGCGTTGCTTGGGCACCGGCGGCGGACGCAGCGCCCGCTGTATCTTGATTTCCTGGTCGCGGTAGATGTCCGCCACCTCTTCCGGTGCACCGTAGGTGCCCACCACATGCGCCAGCATATCCGCCTCGCTGCGCTGGGGATTGTCGGCCAGCTCGGCGCGAAGATGTTCTTCCGCGTCATACAGCGCGTCCTGGATCAACGCCGGGTCCGCTCCCTTGAGGGCAGCCCGCAGCTGGTTCAGGTATTCAGCAATCGTGCGTGGTGCGTTCATTACACCCCTCCTTGCAGAACGGCATCGACGGAATCGCGCGTGGCGTTCCAGGCTTCCACCCAGTCACGCAGCACTTCGCGCCCCGGCTTCGTGATGCGGTAATAGCGCCGCGGCGGACCGCTGATGGAAGGCTCCACCTCGCTGTCCAGCAGCCCCGCCCCCTCCAGATTGCGCAGTACGGGATACAGCGCGCTCTGCTTGCCCGCAAGCACGCCCTCGCCCACTTCTTCCAGGCGCTTGGCAATCTGGTAGCCGTACATCGGCTGACGCGACTGCCCCAGCACCGCCAGCAGCACCAATGACACCGTGCCCGCCGACAGTTCCTTCTGGAATTTCTTCAGATGGCTGCTGTTGTCTTCCATGCCCCACCCGCACTGCGACATACCTTGGAGTGAACCATAGTGTGAAGTTAACAGTAGCCGGATGGGCCTGAAGTCATACCCCTGCCATAAGGCATGCCCGGAGCCCCTGTCCCACGCGGGTGTTTCCATCGCACGGACCCCGGCCTTCCGCGCCGCCATGCGCTGCAGCGCGACCAAAGGCGACATTGCAGACACACTTCGCCCCACTAGAATTCCCTGATGCGCAGCCATCTGGCCCAACATGCCTGAGCGGGAAAGCCATGGTCCGGGTAGCGGCATGGGCAACGCCCGACGCATGCTGGCCGACCTGAAGACACTGTTACGCGGGTTATGGCGCGACCTTGCCACGCTGCTGAAACCCGGGCCGCGCCTGGTGGACCAGGCCGAAGCCGTGGCCTCCGTGTTGCTCGCGATCGCGCTGGCGCAACTGGCCGGTACGCGGAATGTCGGCTGGGCCGCCTTCAGCGGCTTCATGGTCATACGCTCGCACCTGGCGGCCAGCACCCAGCGCGCGGCGTTGCGCGTGCTCGGCACCGTGGCAGGTGCGCTGGCCGGCTATCTGGTGGCGGTACGCATCGTCGGGCACCCGTGGTGGGCCTGCCTCGCGCTGGCCGTGGTGGTCACCGGCACCATGTACATGGTGCTGGTCGGACGACGCACCTACGCCTGGCTGTTCACCGGCCTCACCTTTCTCATGGTGGTGGTCGAAGGCGTGGTCCCGCAGGCGGCCTCGCCCGCATCATTTGCACTGGCGCGCGTGGAGGAAATACTGATCGGCACCGGCGCGAGCCTGCTGGTGAGCTACCTCTCCTCGAAAACCCTGCGACGCTGGGTGCCAGGCCAGCCACCCAAGGCTGCCGTGTCGAACTTCGGCTGGTATCCGGATGCGGCGTGGCACGCCGTACAGGCGGGTCTCGCGGCAGCGGTCATTCCGCTCTTTGCGCGATGGATCGCCGTTCCCACGCTGATCCAGGCCGGCATCACCGTGATGGCCGTGATGGCCATTCCGCTGGCCAGCCTCACCCCTGCCAGCAAGGTGGTTTCCACGCGCATGGTCTACCGCTTCATCGGCTGCGGCCTCGGCGCGCTGCTTGCCATCGCCATCCTGCTGGTCTCGCATCACAGCGTGGTACTCATCACGCTGGGCGTGTGTCTTGGCGTGGCCATCGGGCGACATATCGAGAACGGCCCGCATCGCTACGGCTACATTGGTGTGCAGTTCGCCCTTGCCTTCCTGGTGGTGCTGGTGCCCGACCGCTATGCCAGCGCGAATATGGAACCGGGCCTGGAGCGCCTGCTTGGTATCCTGGCCGGCTTCGCCGTGCTGCTGCTGACGCAACAGCTGTTCAGGGCATGGCGCCTACTGCTACCGCGCATCAAGTGAAGCCCGGTTGGAAACCATGATCACTCTCCGCACCTCCACACCCGCCGACGGCCCACAGATCATGCAGGTCTGGCGCAGCGCCGTGGACGCCACCCATCACTTCCTCACGGGTGACGACAGGCGTGCCATCGAAGAGGAAGTGGCCGCCTTCCTGCCCTCGGCGCCGCTGCTGCTTGCCGTGGACGAACTGGATCGTGTCCTCGGCTTCATGTTCCTGCATGAAGGCCATATGGAAGCACTGTTCGTGGACGCCAATCATCGGGGCGCCGGCATCGGGCGCGCCCTGCTGAAGCATGCGCTGCAACAGCACCCTTCGTTGACCACGGATGTGAACGAGCAGAATGCGCAGGCGATAGGCTTCTACGAACGCATGGGGTTTCGCCGCACCGGCCGTTCCGACAAGGATGGTCAGGGGCGTCCCTATCCGTTGATCCATCTGCGCCACGCACCTGGCTGAGTCGCTTCATCGGTGAAGGCTCCGCATGGCGGCGGAGCCTTCACGCCGATCAGTGCTGCGCTGCCCGCACGGGCGTGGCAATGAAGCCGTGCTGCTTGTGGTTGGCGTCGAGGTAGTAGCCCGCAACCACGCCGAAGTTGTTGATGGCAGTGGCCGCCGTGCCAGTCGAGCCGGGTACGTCGAGCGTCACGAACTTGCCGTCGGCCTCCACGAACGAATGCATCGGACCCGTGGGGCCCCAGTCATAGCCGGCGATCTGGCCGACGTCGTTGATGGCGAAAGCCACGGTATTCGTGGCGCCGGGCACATCCAGCTGGGTGATCTTGCCGTTCGCATCGCGGACGAATCCGTGAGGCTGCGGTGCCTTCGGGTTGGTGTCCCAGTAACCCACGGACTCATTCAGATCATTGATGCCCAGCGGATAAGTTTCCGCCGCGCCGGCCACATCGAACGGTGTGTCCCAGCTCTTCCCGCGTCGCAGAATGCCGTGAAACGCACCATCGGCGTCCCAGTACACGCCGAGAATGGTGCCGAACTCGTTGTAGCCATCCACGTTCGAACCGACATGACCGGGGAAGTCCACGGTTTCAAGATGGCTGCCGCGCAACACGAAACCATGCTGCGTGCCGGATGCATCGGCATAGGCGCCGTACGTCGCGCCCAGGTCGTTGGGGCCACCGGCAGCGCTGAAGTACGATCCCAGCACCGCCGGATCGAGCAGTTCGAAGCGACCATGGCGATACGCCATGGCATGCGCCGCGCCGCCATTCAATGCGTACTGGCCGGCCAGCTCGCCGAAATCGTTGATGCCCCAGAAAATCGTTTGCGACGAGCCGGGATAGTCGAGCGTCTGATAGGTATATCCCGCGGTCGAGGCGGCGTTCTCCGCAGCGGCCGTGGCGACAACAGCAAGGCTGGCGAAGGCCAGCGTCAGCCAACCCGCGGCCCTTGTGAGCCGGCCGTACGTAGCGCGATGATTCGACATGACTTCACTCCTCTCTTGGATGCGACGGGCGATGGCATTCCCTGGGTCTGTAGCTCTTCCTGACTGCGCCATCTCCTCTTACAGCGCAGAACGGCGGCCGATACCGACATGCCGCGCAGGAGATTCGCGCGCATGAACGCGGAGCCGCGGATCACCGAGGTCCTTTCGCAGGCCGCCGGTGGCGATGCCGCTGCATTCGCCACACTGATCCCGAAGATCTATGCCACGCTGCAGCGGCTCGCCCACCGCCAACGCGTGCACGAGGCTGCACACACGCTGGAAACCACGGCGCTGGTGCACGAGGCTTACCTGAAACTGGTCGCCAGCGATGCCCTGGCCTTTGCCGATCGCAACCATCTGTACGCGTACATGAGCCAGGTGATGCGTCACCTGCTGATCGACCATGCGCGCAAGAAGAAAGCCCAGAAGCGCCAGGCGCCGGACCGGGCCACCACCGAAGCAGCCGCCGACATCATCGACGTGCTGGCGATCGACGAAGCACTGACCCGTCTGGCCGCCACCGCGCCGCGCCTTGCGCGCGTGGCCGAGCTGCGCCTGTTCGGCGACCTGTCGGCTCCGGAAATTGCCGTGGCGCTGGGCGTCACCGCCCGCACGGTGGAACGCGATTGGCTCAAGGCGCGCACCTTCCTTTCCGCCTGTCTGCTGCCTGATATCTGAGCCATGTCGGATCGGGCCTCCTGAATCCGCTAAAGGAATAGAACCGTCCGTGAGCACCCGCCGCCGATGATTTCCGCGTTTGCCCAACGCTGGCACGAGATCGAACCTCTGATCGACCAGCTGTTCGAAGTGCCTGTCGCCGAACGGGAGCCATGGCTGCGCAGGCACTGCCACGACGCCACCCTGCGTTCACTGGTGGCGCAAGCACTGGACAACGCGCCCGGCGTGGAAGCGCTGGAACGCGGCATGGAGCAATGGCTGCCCGGGCTCACGGGTGATGAGCCCGATGCCTTGCCGGCCATCGATGGCTACCGCGTGCTGCGTTTCGTGGGCGCCGGCGGCATGGCCAGCGTGTTCGAGGCGGAACGCGAATTGCCCGGCGGCCCGCAGACGGTGGCGCTCAAGCTGTTGCGCATCGATGTGCACGATGCCGACGAGCGTCGGCGCTTCCTGCGCGAACAGCACATCCTGGCCCGGTTGCAGCATCCGCATATCGCGCAATTGCTGGACGCGGGCTTCTCCCCCACCGGCACGCCGTTCCTCGCGCTGGAGTTCGTGGCCGGGGACGATCTGCTGTCGCACTGCGCGCTTCGCGGCTTGAACACGCGCGAGCGCCTTGCCCTGTTCATGGACGTCTGCGCGGCGGTGGACCATGCCCATCGCAACCTGATCGTGCACCGCGACCTGAAGCCGAACAACGTGCTGGTGGCGACCGATGGCTGCGTGAAGCTCGTGGACTTCGGCATTGCCAAGCTACTCACGGGCGAGGCCGAGTACACGCGTACCGAAGCTCGTCGGCTGACCCGTTCCTACGCGGCGCCCGAACAGCTGGTGGGCGATGTGGCAACCACGGCCATCGACGTGTATGCGCTGGGCATCCTGCTTGGCGAGCTGCTCGGTGAGCAACAGCCGCATCGCGTCGATGCGTACACCGATATCCGCTCGTCCGTGTTCGACGACGAGGCGCTGCGCAGCAAGCTCGGCATCGACCTGCACGCCATCGTGCTGGAAGCCACGCGGCCCGATCCCGTGCGTCGTTACCCCAGCGCGGCGGCGCTGAGCGCGGATATCCAGCGCTATCTCGACGGCATGCCACTGCAGGCGCGCCCGGACACGTGGGCCTATCGCGCGGTGACATTTGCCAGGCGGCATGCGCTGGCCGTATCCGTCGGCGCCATCATCGCGGTATTGCTTGCCGGCACCACCGTGGTGGGCCTGCATGAGGCGAACCTGGCGCGCGAATCCGCCCGGGAAGCACGCGCGCAGGCCATCGCGGCATCCAGCGAAGCCCGGCGCGCGGACGCGCTGAAGACCTTCCTTGAAGGCCTGTTCGACAGTTCGGCGCACGGCACCGAGGCCAACGAAACGGCCAGGGAACTTCTCACGCGCGGACGCGAACGCGCCGACCGCGACTTCGCCACGCAGCCCGCACTGCGCGCCGAGATCCTCGCCTTGCTCGGCGATCTCGAACGACGCAGCGGCCACCCCGAACTGGCCTGGCAACCGCTGGAAGAAGCAGCCGCGCTGGCAAGGTCACAATTCGGCGCCGTCGACCGCCGCACGCTGCATATCGAATACCTGCTCGCCAAGGAAGCCGACGAGCTGGGCCGGTTCCGCGAGGCGGCCGCCCGTCTGCAGGCCGCCATCGACGCGTTCGAGGCCGGCCCGAACCACGATTCGCCCGACGAGGTACAGGCCCTTGCCTGGCTGGCCGGCCTGGACGAACGCGTCGGCGATTCATCCAAGGCCATGGCGATCGGCGAACAGGACGTGGCCCTCGCGCGTCGCAGCCTGCCAGCGGACAGCGAGGCACTCACCGAAGCCGCACTCAACCTGGGCTGGATCTACGAAGACGCCGGCCACCCCGAGCGCGCCGAGCCCCTGCTGCAGGAAGCCCTGGCGCGCAAGCGCGACCATCTCGGCGCCAGGCATGCCGATGTCGCGGATACCATGGCCATCCTCACCTCGGCCCTGATGCGTCTGGGTCGCTATGGCGAAGGCGAACAGCTGATGCGCGATGCCATTGCCATCGACACCAGCGCCTACACCCACCCCAATGCGCATACGGCATGGCATCTCAATGACCTGGCTACCGTGTATTTCCTCGAAGGCAGGTATGACGAAGCGTATGCGTTCTACACCAAGTCGCTGGCGATCGACCGGGCGCTGACACCCGCGCCGGCACTCACCGAAGCCACCAGCATCGGCAACATCGGCAAGTTGCGTTTCCGTCAGGGCGCATATGACGAAGCCGAAAGCCGCATGCGCGATGCCATCGAGCGCAGGCAGCGCCTGCTTGGCGTCGACTACGCCGACAATGGCCGCAGCTACGACCTGACCTGCCTCGCCGAGATCCTCATTGCCCGCGGCAACCTGGATGACGCGCGCAGGAGCCTGGACAACGCGCTTGCCGAAGACCGTCAGCGACATCACGACGCCCATCCCGACACGGCATTCGCGCTCGCCGTCGAGGCCGAACTGATGGAGGCCCGCGGCGAGCACGAACACGCCGCCATCCTTGCCGCACAGGCCGTGGACATGTACGCCACGCTGGCCGACCACGCATCGGACAAGGCCATCCGCGCCGGCCTGCTCTATGGCGACATCCTGCAGTCGCTAGGCCGGAACCGGGAGGCCGCGCAGCAGTTGGATGGCACGCTTGCCAACGCGCGCGCTGCCTCGCCGGAAACACCCGCGCTGGTGGCACGCCTTGCGGCAGACCTTGCACGTGTCGACGCAGCCTTGGGCGATCGCGTCACGCCGGATCGCCTTCGCGCCGACGCCAGGGCCTCACTGTCGCGCGTCGAAGCGGGTCCGAACGTGGATCGCGCGTTGGCAGAACATCTGCTGGCGGACCGGGGGCTGGCCTCGCGCTGAGGCTCAAACAGAGCGGATCACGGCAGCGGTTCGGCAGCGTCGCTCCGATCGCGTGGCCGGCACTTTAAGACTCGTCCTATGGGGCGGACGCAACGACAGGCGCAACCTTCCTGCATCTCGCCGCGGAACCCGATGAAGGGCATGCGGCCTGTCTGCCGGAGAACGCCCATGCTTGCAGCACACTTCGTACCGCACAACGAGATTCATGTCTTTCATGGCGACGAGTGGCAATTCAGCGTTGCCGAACTGCGCCTCCGAGGCAAAGACCCCACCCAACTCGAACCACTGACGCACCAGTATTGCCTGCGGGCGCCGGGCCTGGATCAGGTCGCCTTCGATACCCGCGACATCCTTCAGATGGATCGGCCCACGGCATGGGATCCGCATCTACGCGTGGGCAAGCTTTCGCGCTGGCTGAGTCATTCCTTCGACGATATCAGCGGCATCGTCGGTGCCATCGACCGCTTCATGTGTCCGCTCGATGCGTCGGTGCGCTTTGAGACCACACCGTCACCGCCAGCGATGACGGTGGAGCTGTAGCGCCGGGAACGTGGCACCCGTGCACGGCGCCGCTGCCATAATCGGCGTCCCGCCCTGCACTCTTCGTCCCCATGACCGATGGCTTCACCCAGGACCGCCGGATAGACACACCCAACGGCACACTCCATGTGTGCTCGTGGCAACCCGAAAACGGCCATGCCTCCGCTGCACCACCCATCGTGCTGTTTCACGATTCGCTGGGTTGCGTGGCCTTATGGCGTGATTTTCCCGCAAGGCTGGCGCGAGCCACCGGCCGCACGGTGATCGCGTATGACCGGCTGGGCTTCGGCCAGTCCGATCCGCATCCGGGCAAGTTGCGCCCTACCTTCATCCATGATGAAGCCCATGGCGACTTCCGTGCCCTGCGCGAAGCACTGGGCATCGGCAGATTCATTGCCTTCGGCCACAGCGTGGGCGGCGGCATGGCCGTGGCCTGCGCAGGGGCGCATCGCGATGGCTGCGTGGCCCTGATCACCGAGTCCGCGCAGGCATTCGTCGAGGACCGCACCCTTCGTGGCATCGGCAACGCCAGGGAAGCTTTCCGCCAGCCGGGACAGGTGGACCGACTGACGAAGTACCACGGCGACAAAGCCGATTGGGTGCTGCACGCGTGGACCGATACCTGGCTGGCCGACGACTTCGCCGACTGGCGTCTGGACGATGACCTGGGGCGCGTCGCCTGCCCTGTGCTGGCCATTCATGGCGATCTGGACGAATACGGCTCTGTCCTGCATCCGCAGCGCATCGCGCAGCTCACCGGCGGCTCCACGGCCATCCTCGAACAGTGCGGCCACGTGCCCCATCGCGAACAGCCCGAGGTGGTGCTTGGTCTGGTCGTGACGACGCTTGATCGCCTCCCGCGCGAGTCCTGATTCACTCAGCGCATACGCAGAGGGCGCCCTTGTGGGCGCCCTCTGAAGTCACTTCTTTTCCGCCGATAGTCGCTTTCGCAACTCGGGCACCGGCAACCCACCCCAGCCCCAGTTCGCAAGCCCCACTTCCTCGATCACCACGAAGGTGGAGTCCATCGGCTTCTTCAGCACATCAAGCAGCACCTGGCTGACGCCCCTGATCACCGCCGCCTTTTCTTCCGCCGTGGCGGCGTTGCGGCCCGGGCCCGTACCCTCGCGGGTAATCTGGATGTTGACCATAGGCATGACGTTCTCCTCGTTGGATGCGGCGCAGGCACCATGCCCACCCCGAGTCTGGAATCAGTGACCGGCGCTCTGGCCGCCATCGACGTGCAGGATCTCGCCCGTCACGAAGGCGGCGTTGTCGAGATAGAGCACCGCATCGACCACGTCGGCGATGTCGCCCATTCGACCGACCGGGTGCAGGCCAGCCAGCGCGCCGTGGGTTTCCGGTGCATGCATCGGCGTCTTGATCACGCCCGGCGCCACGGCATTCACGCGCACGCCGCGCTTGGCATACTCGATGGCCAGCGACTTCGTCGCCGCGTTGAGACCACCCTTGGTCATCGAGGCCAGTACGGAAGGCACGCCATCAATGGCATGGTCGACCAGGCTGGTGGTGATGCTTACGACATGGCCACTGTGCTGCTTTTCCATTTCGGCGATGGCGAGCTGGGTGATGTGGAAAAAGCCGGTAAGGTTCACGCCGATATTGTCGGCATAGTCCTGCGCGGTAAAACCAGTAAACGGCTTGGCACTGAAGATGCCGGCGTTGTTCACCAGCGTGTCGACGCGACCGAAACGCGATACCGCTTCCTTGACGATGCGCGCGGCCACAGCACGATCGGCGATATCACCAGCCACCGTAAGCACCTCCGGATCACTGGACGGCGTGATGGAGCGGGAGTTGGCCACGACGCGGTAGTTGCGGTCGCGGAATGCCTTGACGAGGCCTGCGCCGATACCCTGCGATGCACCGGTGATGATGACGACTTTCTGCTGGTTGCTCATGGCATGGATCTCTCGTAGATGGAAGTTGGGCCAGCGTGTGCTGTCCGGCGTCTCTCGCCGACCACTTCAATCTAGGAGCCTGCAGGGGATAAGCGAATCCCTGCTACTGGGCAGACACTCTTCCGCGGCGCGGTGGAATCGGCGGGTCGCCCGCAAGTTCGGCATCCGCCGCCAGGCTGGCGAAGCGCGTGCGCAGGCGTGGCAGGGCAAAGTCGACAAACGCGCGCACCTTGGGCACCGACAGGCGTCCGTACGGCGATACGATGTTCACCGGGATCGGAGGAGGTTCGTCGCCGGCGAGCAATACCTTCAGCTTGCCCTGCCGGATCTCCGGTGCCACGTGATACGACAACAGGCGTGTCACGCCGTGACCGTCCACGGCCGAATCGATCGCGGCGCGAATATTGTTCACCACCAGCCGCGGGGTGAACGATACGGTGCGCGACATGGACGAACCATCCAGCGGCGGAAAACTCCACGAATCCATGCCCATGTGCGCCATGGCGATGATCTGCTGCTTGCCGAGATCGGCCGGTTCGGCGATCTGCGGATGCGTCGCCAGATAGCGCGGCGAAGCCACAACCACGCGACGTACCTCGCCGATACGATGCGCCACCAGCGTGGAGTCGGCCAGATGCGTGATGCGCAGTGCCAGGTCCATGCCTTCCTCGACCAGGTTGACCGGGCGCTCCAGGAGATGAAGCCGCACGTTCACCGTGGGGAATTCGTCCATGTAGGCATCCACGATGGGACGCAGGATTTCCAGCCCCGAGAATACGGTGGCCGAGATGGTGAGCGTGCCGCGCGGCACGGAGCGCTCGCCGGCGGCCTGGCGATCTGCCTCATCGAGTTCCGCCAGCACCTTGCGGCACGCTGTGGCGTAGCGCTCGCCCGCTTCGCTCAGCTTGATGGAGCGCGTGGTCCGGTGCAGCAACGGCACGCCCACATGCGCTTCGAGAAAGGCGATGGCACGGCTCACGGCAGCGGCAGAGCGCCCGGTACGCCGGCTCGCGCCAGCAAGGCTGCCCTCGTCGAGGGCAGCGACGAACACCTTCATGGCATCGATGCGATCCACGGGTCACTCTCCGGGCAGCGGCTTGCAGGCCGTGGCCGGCAGTCTCCTACATCCCTTCGGCTCGCGCCTAGCGTCGAGCTAAAGACTTCAGCGCTCGCGCTGAAGTCTTTAGCTGTCCAGCCGCCATTCGTTGATCAAGGTGCGCATCAACGCCTGCGCAGACATCGGCCGCGCGAGTGGGGCTCCCTGCCCCGCCCAGTGCGCGCCATAACCGGCTTCTCCGGCGGCTCGCGCAGCGGCGTTCAGCGCCTTGCCCGCATCGTAGCTGATCGGATAATCCGGAATGTCCGCTGCCGGCACGGATGCCCCAAGCCGCGTGAACAGGCTGGCCAGGCTGCGCGCGGGCCGCCCGGATACGGCTCGGGTCATCACGGTGGCATTCGCGGCTTCACTGGCCATGGCCTTGCGGTAACCCGCATCGGCGAGTGACTCATCCGTCACTACAAATGCCGTACCGAGCTGTGCAGCCGCCGCACCCAGCTTCAGCGCCGCCGCGATGCCCGCGCCATCCATGATGCCGCCCGCTGCTATCACGGGAATACGCAGGCTCTCTACCAGCACGCGCGTCAGGGCGAAGGTGCCCAGCTGGCTGTCTTCCGCATTCGGATCAAACACGCCGCGATGGCCACCGGCTTCATAGCCCTGCGCAACGATGGCATCCATGCCGGCCCCTTCCAGGGCCTTCGCTTCATGCAAATTGGTCGCACTGCCCATGAGGAAGATGCCCGCTTCGTGCAGCGCCTTGACCTGCTCGGGACGCGGCAACCCGAAATGGAAGCTCACCACGCTCGGCCGTTCGTCCACCAGCATGGCCAGCATGTCGTCATCCACGAGGAAAGACGTGTAGATCTCCTTCAGCGACACCGGCGGCCTGGCATCGAAACGACTGAACTCCGGTGCCAGTCGCGCCAGCCATGCGGCTTCTTTCGCCGCATCCGCATGGGCCGGTTGGTGCACGAAAAGATTGATGTTCAGCGGCCCTTCGCTGGATTGGCGAAAGGCATGGATCGCCTCCCGCGCTTTCGCCGCCGTCATCGCTCCCACACCGAGCGACCCCAGCCCGCCGCTGTTGCTCACCGCCGCCGCCATGGCAGGCGATGACACGCCTGCCATGGGCGCCTGGACGATGGGCACGCTGATGCCGAGGGCAGCCAGCAGTGAAGAAGACGCGTTGCTTGCCATGACCGATCGCTCCGCTTCGTGGGGACACGATCACTCTACGCGCCTGCGATGTCCTGTCGAAGACTTGCATTACGGCGATCAGCCTTCCGCGCGATGCAAGAATGCCGGCGGATAGCCATGAGTCGCGGCCTGCCGGGGCTCCGGCGGCCTGATCACTGTTCCGGTCGACTCAGGATTTCACGTACTGCCGACCGTAGGCACCCGGACTGCTGCCGTAACGTGCCTTGAAGGCACGCGTGAAAGCCGCCTCCGAGGCATAACCGGCCAGTTCGG
The nucleotide sequence above comes from Dyella telluris. Encoded proteins:
- a CDS encoding SDR family NAD(P)-dependent oxidoreductase, whose protein sequence is MSNQQKVVIITGASQGIGAGLVKAFRDRNYRVVANSRSITPSSDPEVLTVAGDIADRAVAARIVKEAVSRFGRVDTLVNNAGIFSAKPFTGFTAQDYADNIGVNLTGFFHITQLAIAEMEKQHSGHVVSITTSLVDHAIDGVPSVLASMTKGGLNAATKSLAIEYAKRGVRVNAVAPGVIKTPMHAPETHGALAGLHPVGRMGDIADVVDAVLYLDNAAFVTGEILHVDGGQSAGH
- a CDS encoding LysR family transcriptional regulator, with translation MDRIDAMKVFVAALDEGSLAGASRRTGRSAAAVSRAIAFLEAHVGVPLLHRTTRSIKLSEAGERYATACRKVLAELDEADRQAAGERSVPRGTLTISATVFSGLEILRPIVDAYMDEFPTVNVRLHLLERPVNLVEEGMDLALRITHLADSTLVAHRIGEVRRVVVASPRYLATHPQIAEPADLGKQQIIAMAHMGMDSWSFPPLDGSSMSRTVSFTPRLVVNNIRAAIDSAVDGHGVTRLLSYHVAPEIRQGKLKVLLAGDEPPPIPVNIVSPYGRLSVPKVRAFVDFALPRLRTRFASLAADAELAGDPPIPPRRGRVSAQ